The following are encoded in a window of Artemia franciscana chromosome 5, ASM3288406v1, whole genome shotgun sequence genomic DNA:
- the LOC136027670 gene encoding putative ankyrin repeat protein RF_0580: MDHKNLKPNEPKIETLLNSQNKHPVSAVKTEQKRLLEKFKGFFIQNKKNNPLPRPSQNFSENVIAALVRHNRHNSYKYNNYSVGTLKNYLKLLENELNPNEYEFVKPTCFGNLKLRRQLVSNCDTIDTKDNQGRTALSEAVISNNLTVTTHLLENGANPNARGFHRDETVLHVASRNGNLNICQLLVLNGATIDALDNGVTPLSYAVAWNHISVTRYLLEKGANPNTDYPTVLAESLLHVAVGNSNFDICQLLISKGADVNCLTSNNETPLMIALNNILSYKIHYLPNITITIIEYLLESEAVCNSKKVEDIKDKYREIFKQVLASNPYHKISIDKWYPIMCKITSKDYGSLKSICRDVIWKNVNYTKRSDSVNKLNIPNCLRNYLSPL; the protein is encoded by the coding sequence ATGGATCATAAGAACTTAAAACCTAACGAACCAAAAATAGAGACTCTTCTCAACAGTCAAAACAAACACCCAGTAAGTGCTGTTAAGACAGAACAAAAAAGGCTTCTGGAAAAgtttaaaggttttttcattcaaaataagaaaaataatccaTTGCCTAGACCTTCCCAGAATTTTAGCGAAAACGTTATAGCAGCCTTGGTTAGGCATAATAGGCATAAtagttataaatataataattattctgttggaactttaaaaaactatttaaaactgTTAGAAAATGAATTAAACCCGAATGAATATGAATTTGTTAAACCAACTTGTTTTGGCAATTTGAAACTTAGGCGACAACTAGTTTCGAATTGTGATACTATAGATACTAAAGACAATCAGGGCAGAACAGCCTTATCTGAAGCTGTGATTAGTAATAATTTGACAGTGACTACCCATCTGTTAGAAAACGGAGCGAACCCAAATGCACGGGGTTTTCACAGGGACGAAACAGTCTTACATGTAGCTTCTAGGAACGGCAATTTGAACatttgtcaactactagtttTAAATGGTGCTACTATAGATGCCTTAGACAATGGAGTAACACCCTTATCCTATGCTGTTGCATGGAATCATATAAGTGTGACTAGATATCTGTTAGAAAAAGGAGCAAACCCGAATACTGATTATCCAACAGTCTTGGCAGAATCACTCCTACATGTAGCTGTAGGGAATAGCAATTTTGACATTTGCCAACTACTAATTTCAAAAGGTGCTGATGTAAATTGTTTGACTTCAAATAACGAGACACCTTTGATGATAGCTTTGAATAACATCCTATCCTATAAGATTCACTACTTGCCCAATATCACCATAACGATAATAGAATATTTATTGGAAAGTGAAGCAGTTTGTAATTCGAAAAAGGTGGAAGATATCAAAGataaatatagggaaatattCAAGCAAGTTTTGGCTTCAAACCCTTACCACAAAATTTCAATCGATAAGTGGTATCCAATAATGTGTAAAATAACTTCTAAGGATTACGGCTCTCTTAAATCAATTTGCCGGgatgtaatttggaaaaatgtaaattatacaaaaagAAGTGACAGCGttaataagttaaatataccaaaTTGTTTGAGAAATTATTTATCTCCCTTatga